The Enterobacter mori genomic interval TGACGGACATGAACCAGGTGCTGGCGTCCAGCGCCGGTAACGCCGTCGAAGTCCGCGAAGCCGTCCAGTTCCTGACGGGTGAATACCGCAACCCGCGTCTGTTCGACGTCACCATGGCGCTGTGCGTTGAGATGTTAATCTCCGGCAAGCTGGCCAAAGACGATGCGGAAGCGCGCGCGAAACTGCAGGCGGTGCTGGATAACGGCAAAGCGGCAGAGATCTTCGGCCGCATGGTTGCAGCCCAGAAAGGCCCCACCGATTTCGTCGAGAACTACGCGAAATACCTGCCAACCGCGATGCTCAGCAAAGCCGTTTATGCGGATACCGAAGGTTTCGTCTCCGCAATGGATACCCGTGCCCTCGGTATGGCGGTGGTTTCAATGGGCGGCGGACGTCGTCAGGCATCGGACACCATTGATTACAGCGTCGGCTTTACCGATATGGCGCGTCTGGGCGACAGCATTGACGGCCAACGTCCGCTGGCGGTGATCCACGCCAAAGACGAAGCCAGCTGGCAGGATGCGGCAAAAGCCGTGAAAGCGGCAATTATGCTTGACGATAAAGCACCGGAAACCACACCGACTGTCTATCGCCGTATCACTGAATAACGGTATACTGATCTGATCGCTATTTTTTGAAGCACTACGTACGGAGAACAATTATGAAACGTGCATTTATTATGGTGCTGGACTCATTCGGCATCGGCGCAACTGAAGATGCAGATCGTTTTGGTGACGTGGGTTCCGATACCATGGGTCACATCGCGGAAGCCTGTGCCAAAGGCGAAGCGGATAACGGTCGTAAAGGTCCTCTGACCCTGCCAAACCTGACCCGCCTCGGGCTGGTGAAAGCCCACGAAGGCTCTACCGGTAAAATCGCAGCCGGTATGGATGCTAACGCGGAAGTCGTGGGCGCCTACGCCTGGGCGCACGAGCTCTCTTCCGGTAAAGATACACCGTCCGGTCACTGGGAAATCGCCGGTGTGCCGGTTCTGTTCGACTGGGGCTACTTCTCCGATCACCAGAACAGCTTCCCGCAGGAGCTGCTCGATAAGCTGGTCAAACGTGCCAACCTGCCGGGCTATCTGGGCAACTGCCACTCTTCCGGTACCGTGATTCTGGACGAACTTGGCGAAGAGCACATGAAAACCGGCAAGCCGATTTTCTACACCTCTGCCGACTCCGTGTTCCAGATTGCCTGCCACGAAGAGACCTATGGTCTGGATAAACTCTACGAACTGTGCGAAATCGCCCGTGAAGAGCTGACCGAAGGCGGCTACAACATCGGCCGCGTGATCGCGCGTCCGTTTATCGGCGACAAAGCGGGTAACTTCCAGCGTACCGGTAACCGTCACGACCTGGCCGTTGAGCCACCGGCACCGACAGTGCTGCAGAAGCTGGTCGAAGAGAAAGACGGCCACGTGGTTTCCGTGGGTAAAATCGCGGACATCTACGCCAACTGCGGCATCACCAAAAAAGTGAAAGCCACCGGTCTGGATGCGCTGTTCGATGCCACCATCAAAGAGATGAAAGAAGCGGGTGACAAGACCATTGTTTTCACCAACTTCGTGGACTTCGACTCCTCCTGGGGTCACCGTCGTGATATCGCGGGTTACGCCGCCGGTCTTGAACTGTTTGACCGCCGTTTGCCAGAGCTGATGGAGCTGGTGGGTGAAGATGACATTCTGATCCTGACCGCGGACCACGGCTGCGATCCAAGCTGGACCGGTACCGACCACACACGTGAGCACATTCCGGTGCTGGTGTACGGCCCGAAAGTGAAGCCGGGTTCGCTCGGTCACCGTGAAACCTTCGCGGACATCGGCCAGACCATTGCGAAATACTTTGGTACGTCTGACATGGAATATGGCAAGGCCATGTTCTAAATCGTGCTGGGTGCGGCCTGATGCCCTCACCCCGGCCCTCTCCCACAGGGAGAGGGAGAACAGAATGTAGGCCGGGTAAGGCGTAGCCGCCACCCGGCAAAAACAACAATGTAAAAGGAACTGAAGATGGCAACTCCTCACATTAATGCAGAAATGGGTGATTTCGCTGACGTCGTATTGATGCCGGGCGACCCGCTGCGCGCGAAGCACATTGCTGAAACCTTCCTGGAAGACGTGCGTGAAGTGAACAACGTTCGCGGCATGCTGGGCTTCACCGGTACCTATAAAGGCCGCAAAATCTCCGTTATGGGCCACGGTATGGGTATCCCATCCTGCTCTATCTACACCAAAGAGCTGATCACCGATTTCGGCGTGAAAAAAATCATCCGCGTTGGCTCCTGCGGCGCGGTGCGTATGGACGTTAAGCTGCGTGACGTGGTGATCGGCATGGGCGCGTGCACCGACTCTAAAGTCAACCGCATCCGCTTTAAAGATCATGACTTTGCGGCCATCGCTGACTTTGACATGGTGCGTAACGCGGTTGACGCGGCAAAAGCGCTGGGCGTTGACGCGCGCGTGGGCAACCTGTTCTCTGCCGATCTGTTCTACTCGCCAGAAGGCGACATGTTCGACGTGATGGAGAAATACGGCATTCTGGGCGTGGAAATGGAAGCGGCGGGTATCTACGGCGTTGCGGCTGAGTTTGGTGCAAAAGCGCTGACCATCTGCACCGTGTCTGACCATATCCGTACCCACGAGCAGACGACCGCTGCCGAGCGTCAGACGACCTTCAACGACATGATCAAAATCGCGCTGGAATCCGTTCTGCTGGGCGATAAAGAGTAATTCTGTCTCTTCCCGCCCTCTCCCTGTGGGAGAGGGCGGGGGTGAGGGCACCAAACCGCACTTAGCGCACGGCCTGTGCAATCCACGCCGACAGCTCACGCAGCTCTTTTTCCTGCTCCGGAAAATCCCCTATCAACGCGTCGCACTCCTGCTGCAGCATATCCGCCCGATACAAACAGCCCTGCAAACGAGCCGCCAGCGCCTCTAACGGTGCCGGGTTCAGGCTATCGGTAAATACCTGCGTGCGGGTGATATGGCCTTTCTCCACGTCAAAATGCAGCTCCACGCCGCCCCAGGTAAAACGCTCATCCAGCAGATGGGAAAACGCAGGCGCCTGACCAAAGTTCCACTCCCAGCTGCTCTGGCGGGCGAAGGTTTCCGCGAAGTTGGGCAGGTCCGGAGTTTTGTCAGGCGAGATCACCTCCGCGTCCACGCGCTCGCCGTGATGTTCAAAGAACGCGTCACGGATCGCATCGCAAATCTGCCCGTGCGTAATCCCCGGCAGCAGTTCAACCAGATTCGCTACGCGCCCACGCACGGAGGTAATCCCTTTAGCCTGGAGCTTTTTCTTATCAGGATTCAGGTAGTTAGCCAGACGGCTCAGGTCAGCGTTCAGCAGCAGGGTGCCGTGGTGGAAGCCGCGATCCATCGTTTCGCGGTAGGCGGAGCCGGAGACCTTCCGATCGCCCTCGGGGGTTTTCACCACCAGATCGTTACGCCCGGACGCTTCAGCCGTCACGCCGAGTGAATTGAGCGCGTTGAGGACGATGGACGTTGAGATAGTTTTGTCGTATTCCGGTTTGCCCGCCATAAAGGTAAAGCAAGTATTGCCCAGATCGTGGAACACCGCGCCGCCGCCGCTGCTGCGGCGCGCCAGGCGGACGTTGTCCTCTTCCATGCGTCGCGTGTTGCACTCTTTCCACGGGTTTTGCGCGCGGCCAATAACTACCGTGTCGGCATTGCGCCAGAGAAACAGCACGCGCTGGGTGGCGGGCATCTGGCGGAAGATGCACTCTTCCACCGCGAGATTAAACCAGGGATCGTAAGAGTCAGAGATAAGCAGGCGTAACGTCGTCATGGCAAAGTTCCTTTTCTGAGTCATTCGCCTACTTTATCACTATTCTTTCTTCTCGCTCTCTTCGTCTTCAGGAACCGACTTGCTTGCGGTCAGCAGGAACGGTGACTGCTGCCAGCGGGTACGCTTGCCCTGAAGTAGGGTACGCGCCAGCACAACGCCAATGGCCAGCGAAAGCAGCAGCATCAGGCGCAAAATATTGGTGGTGTTATCGACCTGTTTGGCTTCGGTCGGCAGGGTGTGGGTGTCGAGCGTCAGGCGCAGATAGCCCAGCGGACCATTCTTGCCCTGAATGGGTTCGACGATCTGCTGGTTAAAGTAGCCCCCGGCTTTTTTGCCGTCCAGCGCCAGCCTGTCGCGCACATTAACGTGCTCGCCCGCGCGGGCAATCAGGTCTCCTTGCTCATCGTAAACCCCGGCATCCAGAATACGGCTGTTTTCAGTGAGTTGACGTAAAACCTGGCCTATCCGCTTATCGTCAGGCGTTTCAGTACGCATTGAGGGTGCAACGTTGAGCGTGACCTGACGCGCCAGCGTGCGGGCCAGCTCTTCAAACTGAGGGTTACGTTGCCGTTGATGGTTCTGGCTAAACCACGATGCCCCTTGCATCAGCGCCACCAGAAGTGCGAGACAGATCAGGACAATCACGGCGCGATGAAGCCGGAATTTCAGTTTTGCGCGAGCCATATTCCACCTGCTGAAAATTTACGGCTTAATGTTGCCAGAAGTGATGGTTACAGGGTAGCCTCATGCGTTATTTTCCCTCTGGAACCTTCCGGCGCGAACGAATTTACAGGAGCTTTAATGCCGAACATTACCTGGTGCGACCTGCCAACGGATGTCTCTTTATGGCCAGGATTGCCGCTCTCTTTAAGTGGCGATGAGGTGATGCCTCTGGATTACCACGCCGGTCGTAGCGGCTGGCTGCTGTACGGACGCGGTCTGGACAAGCAACGCCTGACCCAGTACCAAAGCAAACTGGGGGCCGCGATGGTTATCGTCGCCGCCTGGTGCGTGGAAGACTACCAGGTCATCCGCCTGGCGGGCTCCCTGACGCAGCGTGCGACGCGTCTGGCGCATGACGCCGGGCTTGACGTCGCGCCGCTGGGTAAAATTCCGCACCTGAAAACCCCGGGCCTGCTGGTCATGGACATGGACTCTACCGCCATTCAGATCGAGTGCATTGACGAGATTGCGAAACTGGCGGGCAGCGGCGAGCTGGTGGCGGAAGTCACAGAACGTGCGATGCGCGGCGAGCTGGATTTTACCGCCAGCCTGAGACAACGCGTGGCGACCCTGAAAGGGGCAGACGCCAACATCCTGCGCCAGGTGCGCGACGTGCTGCCGCTGATGCCAGGGCTGACGCAGCTGGTGCTGAAGCTGCAGTCTCTCGGCTGGAAAGTGGCGATCGCCTCTGGTGGCTTCACTTTCTTCGCGGATTACCTCAGGGAAAAACTGCATTTGACCACTGTGGTGGCCAATGAACTGGAGATCATGGACGGCAAGCTGACCGGCCAGGTGATCGGCGATATTGTGGATGCCCAGTACAAAGCCAATACGCTGACGCGTCTGGCGGAAAAATATGAAATTCCGGTCGTCCAGACCGTCGCCATTGGCGATGGCGCGAACGATCTGCCGATGATCAAAGCGGCTGGCCTGGGCATTGCCTACCATGCCAAGCCAAAAGTGAATGAAAAGACGGAAGTGACTATCCGTCACGCTGACCTGATGGGAGTGTTCTGCATTCTCTCCGGCAGCCTTAATCAGAAATAGTGCCAGGGCTTGTAGGCCGGGTAAGCGAAGCGCCACCCGGGACTCAGGCCGCAGAGAAATAACGAGGTAAACCGTGGCAAAAGCCCCAAAACGCGCATTTGTCTGTAATGAATGTGGTGCGGATTATCCGCGCTGGCAGGGGCAATGCAGCGCCTGTCATGCCTGGAACACCATCACCGAAGTGCGTGGTGTGGCGGCTTCGCCGAGCGTTGCCCGCAATGAACGCCTGAGCGGCTATGCCGGTAACGCGGGCGTGGCGAAGGTGCAAAAACTTTCTGACATCAGCCTCGAAGAGCTGCCGCGCTTCTCCACCGGGTTCAAAGAGTTTGACCGCGTGCTCGGCGGTGGCGTGGTGCCGGGAAGCGCCATTCTGATCGGCGGTAATCCGGGCGCGGGTAAATCGACTCTGCTGCTGCAAACGCTCTGCAAGCTCGCTGAACAGATGAAAACTCTGTACGTCACGGGGGAAGAATCACTTCAGCAGGTGGCGATGCGAGCGCACCGCCTGGGCCTGCCGACCGGCAACCTGAACATGCTCTCCGAAACCAGCATCGAGCAGATCTGCATGATCGCCGAAGAAGAGCAGCCGAAGCTGATGGTGATCGACTCCATTCAGGTGATGCACATGGCGGACATCCAGTCCTCGCCGGGCAGCGTCGCGCAGGTGCGTGAAACCGCGGCCTACCTTACGCGCTTTGCCAAAACGCGCGGCGTGGCGATCGTGATGGTCGGCCACGTGACCAAAGACGGCTCGCTGGCCGGGCCGAAGGTGCTTGAGCACTGTATCGACTGCTCCGTGATGCTCGATGGCGACGCGGACTCCCGCTTCCGGACCCTGCGCAGCCATAAAAACCGCTTTGGGGCGGTGAATGAACTGGGCGTATTTGCCATGACCGAGCAGGGGCTACGCGAAGTCAGCAACCCGTCGGCCATCTTCCTGAGCCGTGGCGATGAGATCACCTCCGGCAGTTCGGTGATGGTGTTGTGGGAAGGGACGCGCCCGCTGCTCGTTGAAATTCAGGCGCTGGTGGACGTGTCGATGATGGGCAACCCGCGGCGCGTGGCGGTCGGTCTGGAACAGAACCGTCTGGCGATCCTGCTGGCGGTGCTGCACCGTCACGGTGGCCTGCAGATGGCGGATCAGGACGTTTTCGTCAACGTGGTCGGCGGCGTCAAAGTCACTGAGACCAGCGCAGACCTGGCGCTGCTGCTGGCAATGGTCTCCAGCCTGCGCGACAGACCGTTGCCTCAGGATCTGGTTGTCTTTGGTGAAGTGGGACTCGCCGGGGAGATTCGTCCGGTGCCAAGCGGGCAGGAGCGTATCTCCGAGGCGGCAAAACACGGTTTCCGTCGTGCGATCGTTCCCGCTGCCAACGTGCCGAAAAAAATCCCGGAAGGGATGCAGGTCTTTGGCGTGAAGAAACTCGCAGATGCGTTAAATGTCTTTGACGACTTATAATTACGTATTCGATTTTGCAGGAGGCACCGTAATTTATGTCATCATTTGACTACATCAAGACCGCAATCCGCCAGAAGGGCTGCACGCTGCAGCAGGTGGCGGACGCCAGCGGCATGACCAAAGGCTACCTGAGCCAGTTGCTGAACGCCAAAATCAAAAGCCCCAGCGCGCAGAAGCTCGAAGCGCTGCACCGCTTTCTGGGGCTGGAATTCCCGCGTATGCAGAAGAACATCGGGGTGGTGTTCGGCAAGTTTTACCCGCTGCATACCGGGCATATCTATCTGATCCAGCGTGCCTGTAGCCAGGTGGATGAGCTGCACATCATCATGGGCTATGACGAAACCCGCGACCGTCAGCTGTTTGAAGACAGCGCCATGTCGCAGCAGCCCACGGTGTCAGACCGTCTGCGCTGGCTGCTTCAGACCTTTAAGTATCAGAAGAACATTCGTATTCATGCCTTTAACGAAGAGGGCATGGAGCCGTATCCGCACGGCTGGGACGTGTGGAGCAACGGTGTAAAAACCTTTATGGAAGACAAGGGGATTGCGCCGAACTGGATCTACACCTCTGAAGAGTCCGATGCGCCTCAGTTCCGCGAGCATCTGGGCATCGAGACGGTGCTGATCGATCCGAAACGCACCTTTATGAACATCAGCGGGGCGCAGATCCGCGAAAACCCGTTCCGCTACTGGGATTACATTCCGACCGAAGTGAAGCCGTTCTTTGTGCGTACGGTGGCGATTCTGGGCGGCGAGTCGAGCGGCAAATCAACGCTGGTGAACAAGCTGGCGAACATCTTCAACACGACCAGCGCGTGGGAATACGGTCGCGATTATGTCTTCTCGCACCTTGGCGGCGACGAGATGGCTCTGCAGTATTCCGACTACGATAAAATCGCGCTCGGACATGCCCAGTACATTGATTTTGCGGTGAAATACGCCAACAAAGTGGCGTTTATCGATACCGATTTTGTCACCACGCAGGCGTTCTGTAAAAAATACGAAGGGCGCGAGCACCCGTTCGTGCAGGCGCTGATTGACGAATACCGCTTTGACCTGGTGATCCTGCTGGAAAACAACACCCCGTGGGTAGCCGACGGCATGCGCAGTCTCGGCAGCTCCGTGGACAGGCGGGAGTTCCAGTCCATGCTGGTGGAGATGCTCAACGAAAATAACGTTGAGTTTGTGCATGTGGAAGAGTCGGACTACGACTCCCGTTTCCTGCGCTGCGTCGAACTGGTGAAGGAGATGATGGGGGAGCAGGGGTAAAAGACTTCCCCCTCACCCTGCCCTCTCCCCATAGGGGAGAGGGTAAAGACAGCGCCGTGCGATCCCCTCGCCCCTATGGGGAGAGGGCTAGGGTGAGGGGAATCAGACCACTCAGAACTCAACTACCACTTTCCCCCGCATATGCCCCTCCAGCACTTTACGGTGCGCCTCGGTAATGCTCTCCACGCTCAGCCCGTGCAGCGTTTCACTCAGCGAACTTTCCACCACGCCGTTATCCACTAGCTTCGCCACCTCATCTAAGATCTCCCCCTGACGCGCCATATCCGCGGTCTGGTACATGCTGCGGGTATACATAAATTCCCAGTGCAGCGCGGCGGATTTGGATTTCAGCTTGTCCTGGTTCAGCGGACGTTCATTCTCGACGATAGAGCAGATATGCCCCTGTGGCGCAATCAGTTCGCTGACTGCTTCCCAGTGCCCGTCGGTGTCGTTGAGGATGAAAATGTAATCCACAAAGGTCAGCCCCTGTTTCGCCAGTTCACCTTTCAGGTCGCGGTAATTTACGACAACGTCAGCCCCGCGATCGCGACACCACTGGGCGGAATCTTCTCGCGAAGCAGTTGCGATGATTTTCACCTTGCTGTTGTGTTTCGCAAAGGGGATCGCCAGCGATCCCACGCCGCCCGCGCCGCCAATGATCAGCAGCGTTTTGTCCGCGCCGGCATCCCGAATGTTCAGCCGCTCGAATAATCCTTCCCAGGCAGTAAGGGCGGTCAGTGGCAACGCAGCAGCCGCGGCCCAGCCGAGGCTGGCAGGTTTGTGCCCGACAATGCGCGCATCGATCAGCTGATGTGTGGTGTTGCTGCCCGAACGGGTGATGTCGCCCGCGTACCACACCTCGTCACCCGGTTTAAATCCGGTGACGCCAGCCCCCACGGCTTTGACGATCCCGCTGGCATCCCACCCGAGAATGCGCGGCTCGTTCAGTCCGTTCTTAGCAATGCCCGCGTGGACTTTGGTATCGACCGGGTTAATGGAGACGGCCTTCACCTCCACCAGGAGATCGTGCTCGCCGGGCTGCGGCATCGGTGGGGTGATTTCAACGAAGTTGGAGGGATTTTCTGGGTTAACGGCAATGGCTTTAACTGACATAGTGTGCTCCTCAATGGCGTTCGTTTTGTTGAGGCTAGTCTATTAAGTGGCCATCTGCGTGATAAGATGGACAATTAAGAACTCAGCGTTCGTACAGGGTGAACAATCATGTTTAAACAGCTGCAGGATATGGCGCTGTTCGCGCTGGTGGCAGAGATGGGCAGCTTTACCGCGGCAGCGCAGAAGGCGGAACTGCCGAAATCCAGCGTGAGCCAGCGGATTAGTCAGCTGGAGCAGCAGGTGGGGATCCGCCTGCTTAACCGCACCACGCGCAGGATCAGCCTCACGTTTGCGGGCGAGCACTATCTGGTGCACTGTCGCGAAATGCTGGCGGCCAGCGAGCGGGCAGAGTATGCCATTCAGCGGCTGCGCGAAAACCCGAGCGGGCGGCTGCGGATCACCTGTCCGGCGGGGATTGGGGCGACGCTGCTGGCGCACATGAATGCCGAGTTCCAGCTTCGCTATCCTGACGTTTCGCTGGATGTGTCGATCTCTGATGACGTGGTGGATCTTGTCGAGTCCGGCTTTGACGTGGCGCTGCGTACCGGCAAGCCGCAGGACTCCTCCCTGATTGGCCGAATGATCGGGCACTGCCCGCGTTATATGCTGGCTTCGCCGGACTATCTGGCGCGTCGGGAGCCGTTGATTCATCCCCGTCAGCTGGTGGATCACCGCTGCATTACGCACCGGGCGTGGTCAGAGTGGCTGCTGCGAAGTGAGAGCGAGGATCACCGCTACCTGCCGGATAACGCACATATGACCGATAATCTGGTATACGCCCGCGAATGTGCGATTGCCGGTGCGGGGATCACGCTGTTACCCGCATTTCTGCTGGAAGATAAGATCGAAAAGGGTGCGCTGGTTCAGGTACTGCCGGAGTGGAATGTTGAAGGTAACGATCTGTGGCTGGCGTATCCAAGCCGCAAGCTGAATTCACCCGCGCTGATGAGCTATATCGAGTTTGCGATGCAGTTTGACGAGGTGAAACGGTACTACGTAGGCAAATAAAAAAGCCGGGTGGCGCTCACGCTTACCCGGCCTACAAACTGCGCAGTACCGTAGGCCGGGTAAGGCGAAGCCGCCACCCGGCACTCAGGTACTTATTTCGCAATACGCTTGTACTTAATACGCTTCGGCTCCAGCGCGTCGGCGCCCAGCGTGCGTTTCTTGTACTCTTCGTATTCGGTGAAGTTACCTTCGAAGAACTCGACTTTACCTTCGTCCTGGTAGTCCAGGATGTGGGTCGCGATACGGTCCAGGAACCAGCGGTCGTGCGAGATAACCATCGCGCAGCCCGGGAACTCCAGCAGGGCGTTTTCCAGCGCGCGCAGGGTTTCGATATCCAGGTCGTTGGTTGGTTCATCGAGCAGCAGTACGTTACCGCCAACCTGCAGCAGCTTCGCGAGGTGCAGACGACCGCGCTCACCGCCGGACAGTTCGCCCACGCGTTTACCCTGGTCGGTGCCTTTGAAGTTGAAGCGGCCAACATAGGCGCGGCTTGGCATCTCGGTGTTGCCGATACGCATGATATCCAGACCGCCGGAGACTTCTTCCCACACGGTTTTGCTGTTGTCCATTGCGTCACGGAACTGGTCAACGGAGGCCAGCTTCACGGTTTCACCCAGGGTGATAGAGCCGCTGTCAGGCTGTTCCTGACCGGACATCATGCGGAACAGGGTGGATTTACCCGCGCCGTTCGGACCGATGATCCCGACGATAGCGCCTTTCGGTACGGAGAAACTCAGGTCGTCAATCAGCAGGCGGTCGCCGTAAGACTTACGCAGGTTGCTGACTTCAACCACTTTATCCCCCAGACGTGCTCCAGGTGGAATAAACAGTTCGTTGGTTTCGTTACGTTTCTGGTATTCGGTGTTGTTCAGCTCTTCGAAGCGTGCCAGACGGGCTTTGCCCTTAGACTGACGGCCCTTCGCGCCCTGACGCACCCATTCCAGCTCTTTCTCGATAGACTTGCGACGCGCCGCTTCCTGAGAAGCTTCCTGCGCCAGACGCTGATCTTTCTGCTCCAGCCAGGAGGAGTAGTTGCCTTCCCATGGAATGCCTTCGCCGCGGTCCAGCTCCAGGATCCAGCCAGCGACGTTGTCGAGGAAGTAACGGTCGTGGGTAATCGCCACAACAGTGCCTTCGAAGTCGTGCAGGAAGCGCTCCAGCCACGCCACGGATTCCGCATCCAGGTGGTTGGTCGGTTCGTCGAGCAGCAGCATGTCTGGTTTTTCCAGCAGCAGGCGGCACAGCGCGACGCGGCGACGTTCACCCCCGGAGAGCTTTTCAACTTTAGCATCCCAGTCCGGCAGACGCAGGGCATCAGCCGCGCGCTCCAGCTGCACGTTCAGGTTGTGACCGTCGTGCGCCTGGATAATCTCTTCATACTTGCCCTGCTGAGCGGCCAGCTTGTCGAAGTCCGCATCCGGCTCGGCGTATTTGGCATACACTTCATCCAGACCTTTCAGCGCGTTAACCACTTCGGACACCGCTTCTTCAACGGATTCGCGAACGGTGTGTTCCGGGTTCAGCTGAGGTTCCTGCGGCAGGTAACCAATCTTGATGCCAGGCTGCGGACGGGCTTCACCTTCGATGTCTGTATCGATGCCCGCCATGATGCGCAGCAGGGTGGACTTACCGGCACCGTTGAGACCCAGAACACCGATTTTTGCGCCCGGGAAGAAGCTCAGCGAGATATTTTTAAGAATATGACGTTTCGGCGGGACAACTTTGCCGACACGATGCATGGTATAAACGAATTGAGCCACGTTGGACTTCGCCTCTTTTATCGTAATGAGAAGGAATTTCAGCCTCGAAGTGTAGCCTTTTTCATGCCCTAATCCCAGTCAGGAACGTCGGGAGTGTTAAA includes:
- the deoB gene encoding phosphopentomutase, with protein sequence MKRAFIMVLDSFGIGATEDADRFGDVGSDTMGHIAEACAKGEADNGRKGPLTLPNLTRLGLVKAHEGSTGKIAAGMDANAEVVGAYAWAHELSSGKDTPSGHWEIAGVPVLFDWGYFSDHQNSFPQELLDKLVKRANLPGYLGNCHSSGTVILDELGEEHMKTGKPIFYTSADSVFQIACHEETYGLDKLYELCEIAREELTEGGYNIGRVIARPFIGDKAGNFQRTGNRHDLAVEPPAPTVLQKLVEEKDGHVVSVGKIADIYANCGITKKVKATGLDALFDATIKEMKEAGDKTIVFTNFVDFDSSWGHRRDIAGYAAGLELFDRRLPELMELVGEDDILILTADHGCDPSWTGTDHTREHIPVLVYGPKVKPGSLGHRETFADIGQTIAKYFGTSDMEYGKAMF
- the deoD gene encoding purine-nucleoside phosphorylase, whose product is MATPHINAEMGDFADVVLMPGDPLRAKHIAETFLEDVREVNNVRGMLGFTGTYKGRKISVMGHGMGIPSCSIYTKELITDFGVKKIIRVGSCGAVRMDVKLRDVVIGMGACTDSKVNRIRFKDHDFAAIADFDMVRNAVDAAKALGVDARVGNLFSADLFYSPEGDMFDVMEKYGILGVEMEAAGIYGVAAEFGAKALTICTVSDHIRTHEQTTAAERQTTFNDMIKIALESVLLGDKE
- the lplA gene encoding lipoate--protein ligase LplA; protein product: MTTLRLLISDSYDPWFNLAVEECIFRQMPATQRVLFLWRNADTVVIGRAQNPWKECNTRRMEEDNVRLARRSSGGGAVFHDLGNTCFTFMAGKPEYDKTISTSIVLNALNSLGVTAEASGRNDLVVKTPEGDRKVSGSAYRETMDRGFHHGTLLLNADLSRLANYLNPDKKKLQAKGITSVRGRVANLVELLPGITHGQICDAIRDAFFEHHGERVDAEVISPDKTPDLPNFAETFARQSSWEWNFGQAPAFSHLLDERFTWGGVELHFDVEKGHITRTQVFTDSLNPAPLEALAARLQGCLYRADMLQQECDALIGDFPEQEKELRELSAWIAQAVR
- a CDS encoding YtjB family periplasmic protein gives rise to the protein MARAKLKFRLHRAVIVLICLALLVALMQGASWFSQNHQRQRNPQFEELARTLARQVTLNVAPSMRTETPDDKRIGQVLRQLTENSRILDAGVYDEQGDLIARAGEHVNVRDRLALDGKKAGGYFNQQIVEPIQGKNGPLGYLRLTLDTHTLPTEAKQVDNTTNILRLMLLLSLAIGVVLARTLLQGKRTRWQQSPFLLTASKSVPEDEESEKKE
- the serB gene encoding phosphoserine phosphatase, which translates into the protein MPNITWCDLPTDVSLWPGLPLSLSGDEVMPLDYHAGRSGWLLYGRGLDKQRLTQYQSKLGAAMVIVAAWCVEDYQVIRLAGSLTQRATRLAHDAGLDVAPLGKIPHLKTPGLLVMDMDSTAIQIECIDEIAKLAGSGELVAEVTERAMRGELDFTASLRQRVATLKGADANILRQVRDVLPLMPGLTQLVLKLQSLGWKVAIASGGFTFFADYLREKLHLTTVVANELEIMDGKLTGQVIGDIVDAQYKANTLTRLAEKYEIPVVQTVAIGDGANDLPMIKAAGLGIAYHAKPKVNEKTEVTIRHADLMGVFCILSGSLNQK
- the radA gene encoding DNA repair protein RadA, whose amino-acid sequence is MAKAPKRAFVCNECGADYPRWQGQCSACHAWNTITEVRGVAASPSVARNERLSGYAGNAGVAKVQKLSDISLEELPRFSTGFKEFDRVLGGGVVPGSAILIGGNPGAGKSTLLLQTLCKLAEQMKTLYVTGEESLQQVAMRAHRLGLPTGNLNMLSETSIEQICMIAEEEQPKLMVIDSIQVMHMADIQSSPGSVAQVRETAAYLTRFAKTRGVAIVMVGHVTKDGSLAGPKVLEHCIDCSVMLDGDADSRFRTLRSHKNRFGAVNELGVFAMTEQGLREVSNPSAIFLSRGDEITSGSSVMVLWEGTRPLLVEIQALVDVSMMGNPRRVAVGLEQNRLAILLAVLHRHGGLQMADQDVFVNVVGGVKVTETSADLALLLAMVSSLRDRPLPQDLVVFGEVGLAGEIRPVPSGQERISEAAKHGFRRAIVPAANVPKKIPEGMQVFGVKKLADALNVFDDL
- the nadR gene encoding multifunctional transcriptional regulator/nicotinamide-nucleotide adenylyltransferase/ribosylnicotinamide kinase NadR — encoded protein: MSSFDYIKTAIRQKGCTLQQVADASGMTKGYLSQLLNAKIKSPSAQKLEALHRFLGLEFPRMQKNIGVVFGKFYPLHTGHIYLIQRACSQVDELHIIMGYDETRDRQLFEDSAMSQQPTVSDRLRWLLQTFKYQKNIRIHAFNEEGMEPYPHGWDVWSNGVKTFMEDKGIAPNWIYTSEESDAPQFREHLGIETVLIDPKRTFMNISGAQIRENPFRYWDYIPTEVKPFFVRTVAILGGESSGKSTLVNKLANIFNTTSAWEYGRDYVFSHLGGDEMALQYSDYDKIALGHAQYIDFAVKYANKVAFIDTDFVTTQAFCKKYEGREHPFVQALIDEYRFDLVILLENNTPWVADGMRSLGSSVDRREFQSMLVEMLNENNVEFVHVEESDYDSRFLRCVELVKEMMGEQG
- a CDS encoding zinc-binding alcohol dehydrogenase family protein, whose product is MSVKAIAVNPENPSNFVEITPPMPQPGEHDLLVEVKAVSINPVDTKVHAGIAKNGLNEPRILGWDASGIVKAVGAGVTGFKPGDEVWYAGDITRSGSNTTHQLIDARIVGHKPASLGWAAAAALPLTALTAWEGLFERLNIRDAGADKTLLIIGGAGGVGSLAIPFAKHNSKVKIIATASREDSAQWCRDRGADVVVNYRDLKGELAKQGLTFVDYIFILNDTDGHWEAVSELIAPQGHICSIVENERPLNQDKLKSKSAALHWEFMYTRSMYQTADMARQGEILDEVAKLVDNGVVESSLSETLHGLSVESITEAHRKVLEGHMRGKVVVEF
- a CDS encoding LysR family transcriptional regulator produces the protein MFKQLQDMALFALVAEMGSFTAAAQKAELPKSSVSQRISQLEQQVGIRLLNRTTRRISLTFAGEHYLVHCREMLAASERAEYAIQRLRENPSGRLRITCPAGIGATLLAHMNAEFQLRYPDVSLDVSISDDVVDLVESGFDVALRTGKPQDSSLIGRMIGHCPRYMLASPDYLARREPLIHPRQLVDHRCITHRAWSEWLLRSESEDHRYLPDNAHMTDNLVYARECAIAGAGITLLPAFLLEDKIEKGALVQVLPEWNVEGNDLWLAYPSRKLNSPALMSYIEFAMQFDEVKRYYVGK